From Bosea sp. NBC_00550, the proteins below share one genomic window:
- the nikC gene encoding nickel transporter permease, whose protein sequence is MSDTSPSAGLHAWLISDSPESRRQARLGQLYRQWLAFRRNPMAVAGLAIIVLLLLVAAFAPLIAPFDPLAQALDKRLLPPSMTNWFGTDALGRDIFSRIVYGTRITLVIVLLVVVTVGPFGLLIGAVSGYFGGWVDRLLMRITDVFLAFPRLVLALAFVAALGPGIVNAIIAIAITTWPPYARVARAETMVIRNQDYIEAMRLQGASRARIIWKHVVPMCMPSLIVRTTFDMAGIILTAAGLGFLGLGAQPPMPEWGAMISAGREQIFDQWWVATFPGLAICVVALGFNLLGDGLRDVMDAR, encoded by the coding sequence ATGAGCGACACCTCCCCCTCCGCCGGCTTGCATGCCTGGCTTATCAGCGATTCACCGGAGTCGCGCCGACAGGCCCGGCTCGGCCAGCTCTATCGGCAATGGCTCGCCTTCCGGCGCAACCCGATGGCGGTGGCAGGCCTCGCCATCATCGTCCTGTTGCTGCTGGTCGCCGCCTTCGCGCCGCTGATCGCGCCTTTCGACCCGCTCGCCCAGGCACTCGACAAGCGGCTGCTGCCGCCCTCCATGACCAACTGGTTCGGCACCGACGCGCTCGGGCGCGACATCTTCAGCCGTATCGTCTACGGCACGCGTATCACGCTGGTCATCGTGCTGCTGGTCGTCGTCACGGTCGGGCCCTTCGGCCTGCTGATCGGCGCCGTTTCCGGCTATTTCGGCGGCTGGGTCGACCGGCTGCTGATGCGCATCACCGACGTCTTCCTGGCCTTCCCGCGTCTCGTGCTGGCGCTGGCCTTCGTCGCGGCGCTCGGGCCGGGCATCGTCAACGCCATCATCGCCATCGCGATCACGACCTGGCCGCCCTACGCCCGCGTCGCCCGCGCCGAGACCATGGTGATCCGCAACCAGGATTACATCGAGGCGATGCGCCTGCAGGGCGCCTCACGCGCCCGCATCATCTGGAAGCATGTCGTGCCGATGTGCATGCCCTCGCTGATCGTGCGCACCACTTTTGACATGGCCGGCATCATCCTCACCGCCGCGGGCCTCGGCTTCCTCGGCCTCGGCGCGCAGCCGCCCATGCCGGAATGGGGCGCGATGATCTCGGCCGGGCGCGAGCAGATCTTCGACCAGTGGTGGGTCGCGACCTTCCCCGGCCTCGCCATCTGCGTCGTCGCGCTCGGCTTCAACCTGCTCGGCGATGGCTTGCGCGACGTCATGGATGCCAGGTGA
- a CDS encoding ABC transporter ATP-binding protein, with translation MTREAMTSEQPLLEVDNLKVDFHTATGIVHAVRGLSFTLGRERLGIVGESGSGKSMTGRAILDLIPQPGVVSADAMSFRGQDLMTMDKGARRKLRGRHISMVMQDPKFSLNPVQTVGSQIAEAYRIHRKAGGREARERSLAMLEQVQIREPARVYDLYPHEVSGGMGQRVMIAMMLIAEPEILIADEPTSALDVTVQLQILKILDDLVTERGMGLIFISHDLHLVQSFCDRVIVMYGGKVMETLPAVELADPSARSRRHPYTLGLLECLPDLDDPRAKLATLNRDPAWLA, from the coding sequence ATGACGCGCGAGGCCATGACGAGCGAACAGCCGCTTCTCGAAGTCGACAATCTCAAGGTCGATTTCCACACCGCGACCGGCATCGTCCATGCCGTGCGCGGGCTCTCTTTCACGCTCGGGCGCGAGCGCCTCGGCATCGTCGGCGAGTCCGGTTCCGGCAAGTCGATGACCGGCCGGGCCATCCTCGACCTGATCCCGCAGCCCGGCGTCGTCAGCGCCGACGCCATGAGCTTCCGCGGCCAGGACCTGATGACGATGGACAAGGGCGCACGGCGCAAGCTGCGTGGCCGGCACATCTCCATGGTCATGCAGGACCCGAAATTCTCGCTGAACCCGGTCCAGACTGTCGGCAGCCAGATCGCCGAGGCCTATCGCATCCACCGCAAGGCCGGCGGCCGCGAGGCGCGCGAGCGCAGCCTCGCCATGCTGGAGCAGGTGCAGATCCGCGAGCCCGCGCGCGTCTACGACCTCTACCCGCACGAGGTTTCAGGCGGCATGGGCCAGCGCGTCATGATCGCGATGATGCTGATCGCCGAGCCCGAGATCCTGATCGCCGACGAGCCGACCTCGGCGCTCGACGTCACCGTCCAGCTCCAGATCCTCAAGATCCTCGACGATCTCGTGACCGAGCGCGGCATGGGGCTGATCTTCATCAGCCACGACCTGCATCTGGTGCAATCCTTCTGCGACCGCGTCATCGTCATGTATGGCGGCAAGGTCATGGAGACGCTGCCGGCGGTCGAGCTCGCCGACCCTTCCGCGCGCAGCCGGCGCCATCCCTACACGCTCGGCCTGCTCGAATGCCTGCCGGATCTCGACGATCCCCGCGCAAAGCTCGCCACCCTCAACCGCGACCCGGCCTGGCTGGCGTGA
- a CDS encoding ABC transporter ATP-binding protein, producing MTTQPAISVDKLNVSFGDSHVVKDLSFTVNHGESYGLVGESGSGKSTVLRVLSGLNRDWGGAVAIEGAAQPKVRDKAFYRHVQMVFQDPYGSLHPKKTVDDTLAEPLAIHGVRDAEARIGKALSDVGLPASFRFRYPHQLSGGQRQRVAIARALVLEPSILLLDEPTSALDVSIQAEVLNLLAALRQERKLTYILVSHDLAVVGHMCERLLVMQFGRAVEEMTVETLAARQPQTAYAQQLLAASAGFSRAG from the coding sequence ATGACCACGCAACCCGCGATCTCCGTCGACAAGCTCAACGTCTCCTTCGGCGATTCCCATGTCGTGAAGGATCTCTCCTTCACCGTGAACCATGGCGAGAGCTACGGCCTCGTCGGCGAGTCCGGCTCCGGCAAGTCGACCGTGCTGCGCGTGCTCTCCGGCCTCAACCGCGACTGGGGCGGCGCGGTCGCGATCGAAGGCGCGGCGCAGCCCAAGGTCCGGGACAAGGCCTTCTACCGCCATGTCCAGATGGTCTTTCAGGACCCCTATGGCTCGCTCCATCCCAAGAAGACCGTGGACGACACCCTGGCCGAGCCGCTCGCCATCCACGGTGTCCGCGATGCCGAGGCGCGCATCGGCAAGGCGCTCTCCGATGTCGGCCTTCCCGCTTCCTTCCGCTTCCGCTATCCGCACCAGCTCTCGGGCGGCCAGCGCCAGCGCGTCGCCATCGCTCGTGCCCTCGTGCTCGAACCGTCGATCCTGCTGCTCGACGAGCCGACCTCGGCGCTCGACGTCTCGATCCAGGCCGAGGTGCTGAACCTGCTCGCGGCGCTCAGGCAGGAGCGCAAGCTGACCTATATCCTCGTCAGCCATGATCTCGCGGTCGTCGGCCATATGTGCGAGCGGCTGCTGGTCATGCAGTTCGGCCGCGCCGTCGAGGAGATGACCGTCGAGACGCTGGCCGCGCGCCAGCCTCAGACGGCCTATGCGCAGCAGCTTCTGGCGGCGAGCGCGGGGTTCAGCCGCGCAGGCTGA
- the zwf gene encoding glucose-6-phosphate dehydrogenase yields the protein MDAIVDNALRPESIPERTPVPPFDLVIFGAGGDLALRKLFPALGQRNREGVLPEESRIFAIVRKEEDVEGLPKQIAQRLHEEGIPKDQVESFLRRLTMVLLDAVQPATYKALKKALGDSERVRSFYLSTPPDLFIPICENLAKADILTPTSRVILEKPLGRDLASARQINDAVGRILPESRTYRIDHYLGKETVQNLLVLRFANTLFERSWSSRDIDHVQITVAETVGLESRAGYYDKAGHMRDMVQNHLMQLLTLFAIEPPNMLEAGAVRDEKIKVLKALRPIVGPDVQRFTVRGQYGPGQIDGQRVRGYADELGHGSNTETFVAVRCEIDNWRWAGVPIYLRTGKRMAQRYSEIAVTFKPVPHSIFGNGTCDRLDANRLFIRLQPNDGVQLQLMMKVPGSGRLKIVPRQLDLRYSTAFDERTPDAYERLLTDVIRGDQTLFMHRDEVEQAWTWVDPIIAGWQDYSPHPHRYAAGSWGPSQAIGLIERDGRSWADPDFV from the coding sequence ATGGACGCCATCGTCGACAATGCGCTTCGGCCCGAGAGCATTCCCGAGAGGACGCCGGTCCCGCCCTTCGATCTGGTGATCTTCGGCGCCGGCGGGGATCTCGCCTTGCGCAAGCTCTTTCCGGCTCTTGGCCAGCGCAATCGCGAAGGGGTTCTGCCCGAGGAGAGCCGCATTTTCGCGATCGTCCGCAAGGAGGAGGATGTCGAGGGCCTGCCGAAGCAGATCGCCCAGCGGCTCCATGAGGAAGGCATCCCGAAGGATCAGGTCGAGTCCTTCCTGCGCAGGCTCACCATGGTGCTGCTCGATGCGGTCCAGCCGGCGACCTACAAGGCGCTGAAGAAGGCGCTGGGCGACAGCGAGCGCGTCCGCTCCTTCTATCTCTCGACCCCGCCCGATCTCTTCATCCCGATCTGCGAGAACCTCGCCAAGGCCGATATCCTGACGCCGACCTCGCGCGTCATCCTCGAGAAGCCGCTCGGCCGCGATCTCGCCTCGGCGCGCCAGATCAATGACGCCGTGGGGCGTATCCTGCCCGAAAGCCGCACCTACCGGATCGATCACTATCTCGGCAAGGAGACGGTGCAGAACCTGCTCGTCCTGCGCTTCGCCAACACGCTGTTCGAGCGGTCCTGGTCGAGCCGCGACATCGATCATGTCCAGATCACCGTGGCCGAGACGGTCGGTCTCGAAAGCCGCGCCGGCTACTACGATAAGGCCGGGCATATGCGCGACATGGTGCAGAACCATCTCATGCAACTGCTCACTCTCTTCGCCATCGAGCCGCCGAACATGCTGGAAGCCGGCGCCGTCCGCGACGAGAAGATCAAGGTGCTGAAGGCGCTGCGTCCCATCGTCGGACCTGACGTCCAGCGCTTCACCGTGCGCGGCCAGTACGGCCCTGGCCAGATCGACGGCCAGCGCGTGCGTGGCTATGCCGATGAGCTCGGCCACGGCAGCAACACCGAGACCTTCGTCGCGGTGCGCTGCGAGATCGACAACTGGCGCTGGGCCGGCGTGCCGATCTATCTGCGCACCGGCAAGCGCATGGCGCAGCGCTACTCCGAGATCGCGGTCACCTTCAAGCCGGTGCCGCACTCGATCTTCGGCAATGGCACCTGCGACAGGCTCGATGCCAACCGCCTCTTCATCCGCCTGCAGCCGAACGACGGCGTCCAGCTCCAGCTGATGATGAAGGTGCCGGGCTCCGGGCGCCTCAAGATCGTGCCGCGCCAGCTCGACCTGCGCTATTCCACCGCCTTCGACGAACGCACGCCGGATGCCTATGAGCGCCTCCTGACGGATGTGATCCGCGGCGACCAGACCCTGTTCATGCATCGCGACGAGGTCGAGCAGGCCTGGACCTGGGTCGATCCGATCATCGCCGGCTGGCAGGATTACAGCCCGCATCCGCATCGCTACGCCGCCGGCTCCTGGGGGCCGTCGCAGGCGATCGGCCTGATCGAGCGCGACGGCCGTTCCTGGGCCGATCCGGATTTCGTCTGA
- the pgl gene encoding 6-phosphogluconolactonase, with protein MTAGPLAWQRFATLADASEALAEAVAVRLREVVAEKGKALLAVPGGTTPARFLAALGQKDLAWDKVTLLPTDERFVASDDEASNERMIREQFAPLAEGRAGFISFHGHGSDIEAAAALLGARLAELPPLDLLVSGMGADGHVASLFPGAEATFSAVPDSGIVVARPPGLPPRLSLSPARLVHAGWAGLLVSGGAKEAVLKEASNRKAPLPVDMLIGREQGLDVYWAKE; from the coding sequence ATGACGGCCGGCCCGCTTGCCTGGCAGCGTTTCGCCACCCTTGCCGACGCCTCCGAGGCGCTGGCCGAGGCCGTCGCGGTGCGGTTGCGGGAGGTCGTCGCCGAGAAGGGCAAGGCGCTGCTCGCAGTCCCCGGCGGCACGACGCCGGCGCGCTTTCTCGCCGCTCTCGGGCAGAAAGATCTCGCCTGGGACAAGGTCACGCTGCTGCCGACCGACGAGCGCTTCGTCGCGTCCGACGACGAGGCCTCGAACGAGCGCATGATCCGAGAGCAGTTCGCGCCGCTGGCCGAGGGACGCGCCGGTTTCATCTCCTTCCACGGCCACGGCAGCGATATCGAGGCTGCGGCAGCCCTGCTTGGCGCGCGACTTGCCGAACTTCCGCCGCTCGACCTGCTTGTCAGCGGCATGGGCGCGGATGGTCACGTCGCCTCGCTCTTTCCCGGCGCCGAGGCCACGTTCAGCGCGGTGCCTGATAGCGGCATCGTCGTCGCGCGCCCGCCCGGCCTGCCGCCACGACTGTCGCTCTCGCCGGCGCGCCTCGTCCATGCCGGCTGGGCGGGCCTGCTCGTCTCCGGCGGCGCCAAGGAAGCCGTCCTCAAGGAGGCCTCCAACCGCAAGGCACCGCTGCCGGTCGACATGCTGATCGGCCGCGAGCAGGGGCTCGACGTCTACTGGGCGAAGGAGTAG
- the eda gene encoding bifunctional 4-hydroxy-2-oxoglutarate aldolase/2-dehydro-3-deoxy-phosphogluconate aldolase, with translation MEETAAIARLKSCGVIPVVVIEDASRAVDLAHALVAGGIDVVEVTLRRPGAMEALAAIAKSVPKALAVAGTVVTPAQVTQVKDAGAQAVVSPGFSEGVDAALREAGLPWLPGVATASDCMRAVAAGRTTAKFFPAEQAGGPPALKALSGPFPQMSFCPTGGVGLKNLGDYLALPQVICVGGSWLVPADAIAAGDWSRITTLAREAKEAFVKARS, from the coding sequence ATGGAAGAAACTGCCGCGATTGCCCGGTTGAAGAGCTGCGGCGTGATCCCTGTCGTCGTGATCGAGGACGCCTCGCGTGCTGTGGATCTCGCCCATGCGCTGGTCGCCGGCGGCATCGACGTCGTCGAGGTCACGCTGCGCCGTCCCGGGGCGATGGAGGCGCTTGCCGCCATCGCGAAGTCGGTGCCGAAGGCATTGGCCGTGGCCGGCACGGTGGTGACTCCGGCCCAGGTGACGCAGGTCAAGGATGCCGGCGCGCAGGCCGTGGTCAGCCCCGGCTTCAGCGAAGGCGTCGATGCGGCTTTGCGCGAGGCGGGCTTGCCCTGGCTGCCGGGCGTCGCCACGGCGTCTGACTGCATGCGCGCGGTCGCGGCCGGCCGGACCACCGCCAAGTTCTTCCCGGCCGAGCAGGCCGGCGGCCCGCCGGCACTGAAGGCGCTCTCCGGCCCGTTCCCGCAGATGAGCTTCTGCCCGACCGGCGGCGTCGGCCTCAAGAACCTCGGTGATTACCTCGCTTTGCCGCAGGTGATCTGCGTCGGCGGCTCCTGGCTCGTCCCGGCCGATGCGATCGCCGCCGGCGACTGGAGCCGCATCACAACGCTGGCGCGCGAGGCGAAGGAAGCGTTTGTGAAGGCACGGAGCTGA
- a CDS encoding NAD(P)/FAD-dependent oxidoreductase, with protein sequence MSDIDCLVIGAGVVGLAVARALALAGREVVIAEAADGIGTQTSARNSEVIHAGIYYPPGSLKARVCVEGRKQLYRYLEERGLPHKACGKLIVATSETQKPALETIMARAKASGVDSLRWLSGAEAKAMEPEVRCEIALLSPETGVVDSHALMLSLLGECEAAGGSLALNTPIAGWRREAEGFSVDFGGAEPATYSVRTIVNSAGHGAPKLLGLLPGFPAEHVPVQHYAKGNYFALTGRQPFSHLVYPVPEAAGLGIHATIDMGGRVKFGPDVEWVGSDQDLVVDPARAEKFYAAIRTYWPALLDGALVADYAGIRPKLHGPTEPMPDFRIDGPEVHGVAELVNLLGIESPGLTSSLAIAEMVREKLAA encoded by the coding sequence ATGAGCGACATCGATTGCCTGGTGATCGGGGCCGGCGTCGTCGGCCTCGCGGTGGCCCGCGCGCTGGCGCTGGCCGGCCGCGAGGTCGTCATCGCCGAGGCTGCCGACGGCATCGGCACCCAGACCTCGGCGCGCAACTCCGAGGTCATCCATGCCGGGATCTACTATCCGCCCGGCTCGCTGAAGGCCCGTGTCTGCGTCGAGGGCCGCAAGCAGCTCTACCGCTACCTCGAAGAGCGCGGCCTGCCGCACAAGGCCTGCGGCAAGCTGATCGTCGCCACCTCCGAAACCCAGAAGCCGGCGCTGGAGACGATCATGGCGCGGGCGAAAGCCTCCGGCGTCGATTCGCTGCGCTGGCTCTCGGGCGCCGAGGCCAAGGCGATGGAGCCGGAGGTGCGCTGCGAGATCGCCCTGCTCTCACCCGAGACCGGCGTCGTCGACAGCCATGCGCTGATGCTCTCGCTGCTCGGCGAGTGCGAGGCGGCCGGCGGCTCGCTTGCGCTGAACACGCCGATCGCCGGTTGGCGGCGCGAGGCGGAGGGTTTCAGCGTCGATTTCGGCGGCGCGGAGCCCGCGACCTATTCCGTGCGGACGATCGTCAATTCGGCGGGGCACGGCGCGCCGAAGCTGCTGGGCCTGCTCCCAGGCTTCCCGGCCGAGCATGTACCGGTCCAGCACTACGCGAAGGGCAACTACTTCGCGCTGACCGGGCGGCAGCCCTTCAGCCATCTGGTCTATCCGGTGCCGGAAGCGGCCGGCCTGGGCATCCACGCCACGATCGACATGGGTGGGCGCGTCAAGTTCGGCCCCGATGTCGAATGGGTCGGGAGTGACCAGGATCTGGTGGTCGACCCGGCGCGGGCGGAGAAGTTCTACGCGGCGATCCGGACCTACTGGCCGGCATTGCTGGATGGAGCGCTGGTCGCCGACTATGCCGGCATCCGACCGAAGCTGCACGGGCCGACCGAGCCGATGCCGGATTTCCGCATCGACGGACCGGAGGTGCATGGGGTGGCGGAGCTGGTCAACCTCTTGGGCATCGAGAGCCCGGGGCTGACGAGTTCGCTGGCGATCGCGGAGATGGTGCGGGAGAAGCTGGCGGCATAG
- a CDS encoding M20 aminoacylase family protein — protein sequence MPKTDIIAALTPEITAIRRDIHRHPELMYDVHRTAGLVADKLKEWGVDEVVTGIGQTGVVGIIKGKGQNSGKVIGMRADMDALPIHEETNLEHRSTVPGKMHACGHDGHTAMLLGAAKYLSETRDFDGTAVLIFQPAEEGGAGAKAMIDDGLITRFGVQEVYGMHNRPGLALGRFEIAKGPAMAAADRIHIKIEGKGGHAAAPHNVNDPIVASCALVSALQTVASRNADPLESIVVSVTALNAGEAFNVIPQTAEIKGSVRTLTPKTRELAQKRITEIVEGVMKAFGMKYDLEYHLGYPVTFNHAGQTDFVTSVAKEVFGSDAITTDIPPTMGSEDFSYMLEERPGAFINIGNGDSAGLHHPAYEFNDAAIPVGVNYWASLIEIAMPQRA from the coding sequence ATGCCCAAGACCGACATCATCGCGGCGCTGACTCCGGAAATCACCGCGATCCGCCGCGACATCCACCGCCACCCCGAGCTGATGTACGACGTTCACCGGACTGCCGGCCTCGTCGCCGACAAGCTCAAGGAATGGGGCGTCGACGAAGTCGTCACCGGCATCGGCCAGACCGGCGTGGTCGGGATCATCAAGGGCAAGGGCCAGAATTCCGGCAAGGTCATCGGCATGCGCGCCGACATGGACGCCCTGCCGATCCATGAGGAGACCAATCTCGAGCACCGCTCGACCGTGCCTGGCAAGATGCATGCCTGCGGCCATGACGGCCACACCGCCATGCTGCTCGGCGCCGCGAAGTACCTGTCCGAGACCCGCGACTTCGACGGCACCGCCGTGCTGATCTTCCAGCCTGCGGAGGAAGGCGGTGCCGGCGCCAAGGCGATGATCGACGACGGGCTGATCACCCGCTTCGGCGTGCAGGAGGTCTACGGCATGCACAACCGGCCGGGGCTCGCGCTCGGCCGCTTCGAGATCGCCAAGGGGCCGGCGATGGCCGCAGCCGACCGCATTCACATCAAGATCGAGGGCAAGGGCGGACACGCGGCAGCACCGCACAACGTCAACGACCCGATCGTCGCCTCCTGCGCTCTTGTCAGCGCCCTGCAAACGGTCGCCTCGCGCAATGCCGACCCGCTCGAATCCATCGTCGTCTCGGTCACCGCGCTCAATGCCGGCGAGGCCTTCAACGTCATTCCGCAGACGGCGGAGATCAAGGGTTCGGTGCGCACGCTGACGCCGAAGACGCGCGAACTCGCGCAGAAGCGCATCACCGAGATCGTCGAGGGCGTGATGAAGGCCTTCGGCATGAAGTACGACCTCGAATACCATCTCGGTTATCCCGTGACCTTCAACCATGCGGGCCAGACCGATTTCGTGACCAGCGTCGCGAAGGAAGTCTTCGGGTCGGATGCGATCACCACCGACATCCCGCCGACCATGGGCTCAGAGGACTTCTCCTACATGCTGGAGGAGCGCCCCGGCGCCTTCATCAACATCGGCAACGGCGACTCGGCGGGGCTGCACCACCCGGCCTATGAGTTCAACGATGCGGCGATCCCCGTCGGCGTGAACTACTGGGCGAGCCTGATCGAGATCGCCATGCCGCAGCGGGCCTGA
- a CDS encoding DUF882 domain-containing protein produces MPAVALANIPSEKISFQPQVKGLGCLKPETLAMVAELIAKIGPIQITSTCGGRHARHSQHYSGKAIDFRPLGTSPRKAAAIARALENVGGVGTYSNGLVHADIGEREVSWHGQKRSRYASAGKRSRYAKLARNGG; encoded by the coding sequence TTGCCTGCGGTGGCCCTGGCCAACATTCCCTCCGAGAAAATTTCCTTTCAGCCTCAGGTCAAGGGCCTGGGCTGCCTCAAGCCCGAGACGCTGGCGATGGTCGCCGAGCTCATCGCGAAAATCGGGCCGATCCAGATCACCTCGACCTGCGGCGGCCGCCACGCCCGCCATTCGCAGCACTATAGCGGCAAGGCGATCGATTTCCGGCCGCTGGGGACCTCGCCACGGAAAGCGGCTGCGATCGCCCGCGCGCTCGAAAATGTCGGCGGTGTGGGTACCTACTCCAACGGCCTCGTTCATGCCGATATCGGCGAGCGCGAGGTCTCCTGGCACGGCCAGAAGCGCAGCCGCTATGCCTCCGCCGGCAAGCGCAGCCGCTACGCGAAGCTGGCCCGCAACGGCGGTTGA